Genomic DNA from Haloterrigena alkaliphila:
GTACCAGCGCACGGTCGCGAGCGCTCCGTTCCCGACTGTCTCTCCCTGTTCGACTGTACTGAGCTTCGACAGCAAGGACGACAGGGAGTCTGCTCACACCGAGATTCGCAAGTCCGAAATCAGCGAGTACGAGTAGTGTTCGTTTACCGAGTTCAATACCGATCGTCGTCCCAACGATCAACAGAACGCCGAGTCGATAGTCGACATGATCGAGATCGCGGTGAGCGAGAGTAGCAACGAGCGAGGTCCAGAATACGAACGCAAGACCAGTTCCGACGGCAGTGGGTGCGGAATGACCACTCCCCGGTGGGCTGGCCGTGCCGTCGCCCCGAACGAACTCCGGCTCCTTCGTCGTCGACACCGTTTCAACGATGTCGGCCGATTTCCGCCTCGTGGAGTTCGTCCTCGGCTTTCCACGTTCGCGGTCGAACCGTGACGAACACCGCGAGGAGGTAGCACGCGGCGACCGTCGCAGAGACGAGGAGACCCGGAATCTCGCCGATGGCGGCGCTTTCGGGCCAGGATTGGCTGGCGAACGCCGTGATGCGGACGACCCACGCGCCCAGAATTATCGTATACAGGAGCAGGTAGATCCGCCGCAGGCGATGGGCGATCGCCTCTCCGGCGGAAATCTTGATCGCGGGCCGTCGGTAGTCCTGGCTCAATTTCTCGCGCCACGACGGGTCTTCGAGGCCGGCGGAGGGGTCGAGCCCGTATGCGAAGACGTTCTTCTGGAGCGTTCGGACGCGCCCGCGCCAGATGTCGTACCCGCGGTAACGACGGGCCTCGATGATCAGGAACGCGGTCACCGCCGCTGCACCCAACAACACGACGTAGTGGGGATTGTTCCGACTCGAGAACGACCACGTGAGGATTGCGCTCATCACGACGATCGCCCAGTACGTCGTCTGGTCGAGCCGTTCTCGCCA
This window encodes:
- a CDS encoding DUF2270 domain-containing protein, whose translation is MDRESTKDVDPNDAEHREIGAGLLDEDMGPSSAMAHLYRGEIHRMKFWRERLDQTTYWAIVVMSAILTWSFSSRNNPHYVVLLGAAAVTAFLIIEARRYRGYDIWRGRVRTLQKNVFAYGLDPSAGLEDPSWREKLSQDYRRPAIKISAGEAIAHRLRRIYLLLYTIILGAWVVRITAFASQSWPESAAIGEIPGLLVSATVAACYLLAVFVTVRPRTWKAEDELHEAEIGRHR